In Naumovozyma castellii chromosome 1, complete genome, one DNA window encodes the following:
- the NCAS0A14810 gene encoding 60S ribosomal protein eL43 (ancestral locus Anc_7.466), protein MAKRTKKVGITGKYGVRYGSSLRRQVKKLEVQQHARYDCSFCGKKAVKRGAAGIWTCGSCKKCVAGGAYTVSTAAAATVRSTIRRLREMVEA, encoded by the exons AT GGCTAAGAGAACAAAGAAAGTTGGTATCACTGGTAAGTACGGTGTCCGTTACGGTTCCTCTTTGAGAAGACAAGTCAAGAAGTTGGAAGTTCAACAACACGCTAGATACGACTGTTCTTTCTGTGGTAAGAAGGCTGTTAAGAGAGGTGCTGCTGGTATCTGGACTTGTGGTTCTTGTAAGAAGTGTGTCGCTGGTGGTGCTTACACCGTTTCCACTGCTGCTGCCGCCACTGTCAGATCTACCATCAGAAGATTGAGAGAAATGGTTGAAGCTTAA
- the PUF2 gene encoding Puf2p (ancestral locus Anc_7.462), translating to MGDTTTDTINTHDKNYKKTNELPTMNPETLNSATTADESTNYTVAQRSTQKLGSYRTKAGKFSTTIGNILPSLSAKLHHSKKNEKSKENDPYSSSNSSSESNTNIANKTHTSIFNKKVEASTVQGSFVDNGSVDFRSTVEKNTTNTMFNIDGSTKYMLDLEGTSPQTQRQFNNLSMIPGLRQRENTLSSQISDMSSIPGNNTFLWPVTDPATSNLLATENTEADGPNSNLGTLIRSMTNELIDSSHSSLNKNIGYDENNITNTTGNLDVKRRAQSINYHMFDGPKLQNNERRRANTTFVPIQQQQDVTLLLDNVDPMSLNWVSASPAVPSANRVGNLGPTNTILFTNIFPVPQHSLQAQPMVPAPITSASLASLCSKFGHVISSRILGGLEFPLALVEFNSIEAAIHTMENLQGRDLSGAGVPTILAFAKILPGYVQQQPQLPPVTNSFPIAQTSDNAPHSLLQEQLYNMNNNNSHGFIPQGNVLQLSGFPTQTRGQSHPMHMTTNGNHSAMHIKATEKEKCPFHLPPPPFKDNQMLFQQIISSFNVDYDQVQVNHILMNALESKTRTSDPNNYGPLPTPLLNREFDTPRLREIRKNIDSNSLTTIEIEQLAITMLDEIPELSSDYLGNTIIQKLYDNSSDIIREIILQKTAKYLCSIGVHKNGTWVCQKMIKMAQTPRKMQIITDGIQDYCTPLFNDQFGNYVIQCVLKFGFPWNTFIFENIIDNFWTIAQNRYGARAIRACLETQDVITQEQSLVISTMIILYGEYLAVDDNGTLLISWLLDTSPLPNKHVILTQKLIPHLKSLCCHKLGSLTVLKLLNYRGSDSAKNLILETVFGKVDNNGIHESPSILIELLNDSNYGPNFVYKTLISRVFDGNAKHHIIRQVHDLLLEINPTHQHRRLMEEVGLIPMNHQGYQTRAHKSFSQVMDHAGNIRTGSISSIRSGNSILSQGQPPTSQPILNSYNGDNGSQNILNPYNSNTMPHNGGIPPQGYYQGTTTNNIPGLNFGGKGYNGVYQMPLNDTNNFNNNNNFGNTFEIPNAVNASNLPVPNVPSTLNRTTSNSTTGTNGTRYSMFGYY from the coding sequence ATGGGTGATACTACTACAGACACTATTAATACGCATGACAAGAATTATAAGAAGACAAACGAACTACCAACAATGAATCCTGAAACATTGAATTCGGCGACAACTGCTGATGAATCAACCAATTATACGGTAGCACAAAGGTCAACACAGAAGTTAGGATCTTATAGAACCAAAGCTGGTAAGTTTTCTACTACTATAGGTAATATATTACCTTCCCTAAGTGCAAAGTTACAccattcaaagaaaaatgagaagagtaaagaaaatgatccATATTCATCCAGTAATAGTAGTTCCGAGTCCAATACAAATATTGCAAATAAAACGCACACAAGTATATTTAATAAGAAGGTTGAAGCGTCTACGGTACAAGGAAGCTTTGTTGATAATGGAAGTGTTGATTTTAGATCAACggttgaaaaaaatactACTAATACTATGTTCAATATTGATGGTTCCACCAAATATATGTTAGATCTAGAAGGTACATCCCCGCAAACACAGCGTCAATTTAATAATCTTTCTATGATACCAGGATTGAGGCAAAGAGAAAACACTCTTTCATCACAAATATCCGATATGTCCTCAATCCCTGGTAATAATACATTCCTTTGGCCTGTTACTGATCCTGCCACCTCCAACTTATTAGCTACTGAAAATACCGAAGCAGATGgaccaaattcaaatctggGCACCTTAATTAGATCTATGACaaatgaattgattgatAGCAGTCACTCAAGtttgaataaaaatattggttatgatgaaaataatataacaAATACAACAGGGAATCTGGATGTGAAACGAAGAGCTCAGTCAATTAATTATCATATGTTTGATGGCCCAAAGCtacaaaataatgaacGTCGTAGAGCTAATACAACTTTCGTTCCTATTCAGCAGCAGCAAGATGTCACCTTGTTACTTGATAACGTTGACCCAATGTCTCTTAACTGGGTTTCTGCAAGTCCAGCAGTTCCATCAGCTAATAGAGTAGGAAATTTAGGACCTACAAACACGATCTTATTTACAAACATATTTCCAGTACCACAACATTCCTTACAAGCTCAACCAATGGTTCCTGCACCTATAACAAGTGCATCTTTGGCTAGTTTGTGTTCCAAGTTTGGACATGTGATATCTTCAAGGATCTTGGGTGGTCTAGAGTTTCCTTTGGCCTTAGTGgaatttaattcaatagaAGCTGCTATACATACCatggaaaatttacaaGGGAGAGATCTTTCTGGTGCTGGTGTTCCCACCATCCTAGCATTCGCTAAAATTTTGCCTGGATATGTACAACAACAGCCACAGTTACCTCCTGTCACGAATTCTTTTCCCATTGCACAGACATCTGACAATGCCCCTCATTCGTTATTACAAGAGCAACTGTATAACAtgaataacaataattccCATGGATTTATTCCACAAGGGAATGTTCTTCAACTTTCTGGATTTCCCACCCAAACAAGAGGCCAATCTCATCCCATGCACATGACTACAAATGGGAATCATTCAGCTATGCATATCAAAGCTActgagaaagaaaaatgtcCATTCCATTTACCTCCACCACCATTCAAGGATAATCAAATGTTATTTCAGCAAATAATTAGTTCATTCAACGTGGATTACGACCAAGTCCAAGTTAACCACATACTTATGAACGCTCTCGAAAGCAAAACACGGACATCTGATCCGAACAATTATGGACCATTACCAACCCCATTATTAAATAGAGAATTTGATACTCCAAGATTACGGGAAATAAGGAAAAACATTGATTCCAATTCCTTAACtacaattgaaattgagCAACTTGCCATCACAATGCTTGATGAAATTCCTGAATTAAGTTCAGATTACTTAGGGAATacaattattcaaaaattgtaTGATAATTCATCAGACATAATTAGAGAGATTATATTACAAAAAACAGCTAAGTACTTATGTTCAATAGGGGTGCATAAGAATGGTACTTGGGTTTGTCAAAAAATGATCAAGATGGCACAAACTCCGAGAAAAATGCAAATAATTACAGATGGAATTCAAGATTATTGTACTCCACTATTCAATGATCAATTTGGTAATTATGTGATTCAATGtgtattgaaatttggatttCCCTGGAACACATTCATCTTTGAAAAcataattgataatttttgGACTATTGCTCAAAATCGATATGGTGCTAGAGCCATTAGAGCCTGCTTAGAGACTCAGGATGTAATTACACAAGAACAATCTCTGGTAATAAGTACTATGATTATATTGTATGGAGAATATTTAGCTGttgatgataatggtaCTTTATTGATTAGTTGGCTATTAGACACAAGCCCCTTACCAAATAAACATGTCATATTAACTCAAAAGCTAATTCCGCATCTTAAGAGTCTATGCTGTCATAAACTTGGTTCATTAACcgtattgaaattattgaattacAGAGGATCAGATAGTGCTAAGAATCTTATACTGGAGACTGTTTTTGGTAAAGTAGATAATAACGGAATACATGAATCACCATCAATCCTAATAGAATTGTTGAATGATTCAAACTATGGCCCAAATTTTGTATACAAAACACTAATCTCCAGAGTCTTTGACGGTAATGCTAAGCACCATATTATTAGGCAAGTTCATGACTTACTATTGGAAATCAACCCAACGCATCAACATCGTCGTTTAATGGAAGAAGTTGGGTTGATTCCAATGAACCACCAAGGTTACCAAACCAGAGCACACAAATCTTTTAGTCAGGTAATGGATCATGCAGGTAATATCAGAACCGGATCAATATCTAGTATTAGAAGTGGAAATAGTATATTATCTCAGGGACAACCTCCAACGTCTCAACCAATTTTGAACTCGTATAATGGTGACAACGGTAGCCAGAACATATTAAACCCATATAACTCTAATACGATGCCCCACAATGGTGGTATACCACCTCAGGGTTATTATCAAGGTACTACtacaaataatattccagGACTGAATTTTGGCGGTAAAGGGTATAATGGAGTTTATCAGATGCCACTAAATGATACAAACAATtttaacaacaataataattttgggAACACTTTTGAAATCCCAAATGCAGTAAATGCATCTAATTTACCAGTACCAAATGTTCCTTCAACCCTAAACAGAACTACAAGTAATAGCACTACAGGAACAAATGGTACAAGGTATAGCATGTTTGGATACTACTAA
- the NCAS0A14800 gene encoding uncharacterized protein (ancestral locus Anc_7.463): protein MTINKSEVGVDNLLKEIDDELEYTFNDSKQDSLLEDQQVLVDGQFQIPLHEIGDETMEMIVTYNTTTNKSLDPASIPLAEEDIIDTSTGIKGKSVSFHVPSPLEKEINKTEYSKLEKNSDDKAAELNLDQKFIDLSETTDLSEYDNSSAFLNSKIKEENTPSDNSFIKKFKIAQLSSDESTESSIANETDTEHPYGVSQIEKRFSKQISSIHSDLNQLANKSSIQAIQALSEQSKKDNTTISASDSFGTDISAPIQDLQINEELSISVEQNNVVSASSNNEAVADIILSGMPNLPKLPSSRTMSSIINPTSDLSLESVGSEKDKSISNDVLESIVDNSNSRGESITENLKDPQPSKKNKKAQQVSRKLSRTKNSKNTIPASPLPVLPSIDLSNPFEDYLNTTEESTFLANPETPSTYLSIWHSQAGTKPINFLDSTSPVLSINSQFTNLSKASAFSTPPISSHYNFKPKVVKKSKIYQKEYTPVPWVKKTTPKRKQEPTSDLVPETDIDTLITNEEPAKPSTIEKPLAVKGLGTSHFVTKATTDIENDSIIEIDAPSTPIKEPSLPSFSDMRGDAFESFLNHLDEEITQETANNSLNGKHEISNVQFLESLPHKKSIQNNILGDDMSLNKQPQEDSFEYIDLTKTPIQTPKIQHYHVESPFKVVSPLKLSKEKTEGNTNTDHDDKPILKEKVPPSEDIEGEEDLQVLELPEPDHNDTEPVALKDQGIVYITLEGLSRLKLDGINSHRAAYSIEISLNGCQTTLPWKNMPSDGSIDLAKKLSVVLDSDKTKTNILKVTIKCRYERQKNEIVEVVEKIPVKQNFLFGKKKYISKTKYVQVPVRPDEWVDIIKNDGTLAVCEFPLEQKVLEHAAFQTQKYDLNLVNKWTRNSHKNNEWVLGTMAVSLCYLKRSSDLEVFPSTFEIAERIIKKCQIQNDITKEGYLLQQGGDIKGGLQRRFYRLQGTQLTGYHEVSMVPQIIINLLKVKSVLGSDDMVKEDERVFTNHTNLILLGDCLDLVFENNEKMTFTVESSIEDHKDWYMKLKEVVDLNVSHQPWTKKMVEYALIWRRYQQH from the coding sequence ATGACGATTAATAAATCTGAAGTTGGAGTCGATAATTTGCTTAAAGAAATAGATGATGAGCTAGAATACACGTTCAACGATAGCAAACAGGACTCTCTCCTGGAAGATCAGCAGGTGCTCGTTGACggtcaatttcaaatcccCCTTCATGAAATCGGGGATGAAACCATGGAAATGATTGTAACATATAATACAACAACTAACAAGTCGTTGGATCCAGCATCGATACCACTGGCGGAAGAAGATATCATAGACACTAGCACAGGGATTAAGGGGAAATCAGTGAGTTTTCATGTACCCTCTCCCttggaaaaagaaataaataaaacGGAATATAGCAAACTCGAGAAAAACTCCGATGACAAAGCTGCTGAGCTAAATCTCGATCAAAAGTTTATTGATCTTTCCGAAACAACTGACTTGTCTGAATATGACAATAGTTCTGCCTTCCTAAATAGTAAAAtaaaggaagaaaatacTCCTTCTGACAATTCATTcataaaaaaattcaaaattgcACAACTGTCATCAGATGAAAGTACCGAAAGCAGCATAGCCAACGAGACTGATACTGAACATCCTTATGGTGTCTcacaaattgaaaagagattttcaaaacaaatatcttcaattcattCAGATTTGAATCAACTGGCGAACAAAAGTAGTATACAAGCAATACAGGCACTTAGTGAGCAATCAAAGAAAGACAACACTACTATATCTGCAAGTGATTCCTTTGGTACAGATATATCAGCTCCTATTCAAGATTTGCagattaatgaagaattatccATTTCCGTGGAGCAAAATAACGTCGTCTCGGCCTCATCTAACAATGAAGCCGTAGCTGATATCATCTTATCTGGCATGCCAAATTTGCCAAAACTGCCGAGCTCCCGTACTATGAGTTCTATCATAAATCCAACTAGTGATTTGTCGTTAGAATCTGTTGGTTCTGAAAAGGATAAATCCATATCCAATGATGTACTAGAATCAATCGTTGATAACTCAAACAGCCGAGGTGAATCAATTACTGAAAACTTAAAGGACCCTCAGccatcaaagaaaaataaaaaagcCCAACAAGTATCCAGGAAACTTTCGAGAACtaagaattcaaagaataCCATTCCCGCATCACCTCTTCCTGTATTGCCATCAATAGATCTTTCCAACCCTTTTGAAGATTATCTGAATACTACTGAAGAATCAACATTTTTAGCCAATCCTGAAACTCCTTCAACATATCTTTCCATTTGGCATTCACAAGCTGGAACTAAACCGATAAACTTTTTAGATTCTACATCTCCAGTCTTAAGCATAAATTCCCAATTTACCAACTTATCCAAAGCCAGTGCATTTTCGACACCGCCAATATCTTCACATTATAATTTTAAACCAAAAGTTGTTAAAAAGAGTAAAATATatcaaaaagaatataCGCCAGTTCCTTGGGTAAAGAAAACTACCccaaaaagaaaacaagAACCAACTTCAGACTTGGTCCCCGAGACTGATATAGATACTCTGATAACTAACGAAGAACCCGCAAAACCATCCACCATAGAAAAACCTCTAGCTGTGAAGGGCTTAGGAACCTCTCATTTTGTAACAAAAGCTACTACAGACATTGAAAACGATTCTATTATTGAGATTGATGCTCCTTCTACTCCGATTAAAGAGCCTTCTCTTCCATCTTTCTCTGACATGAGAGGTGATGCATTTGAATCCTTCCTAAATCATttggatgaagaaattactCAGGAAACTGCgaataattcattaaatggGAAACATGAAATATCAAACGTacaatttttggaatcaCTCCCTCACAAGAaatcaattcaaaataacATTTTAGGAGACGATATGAGTCTTAACAAGCAACCCCAAGAAGATTCTTTCGAATATATTGATCTTACTAAAACTCCAATCCAAACTCCTAAAATTCAACATTATCATGTTGAAAGTCCATTCAAAGTGGTTAGTCCATTGAAACTCTCCAAGGAAAAAACTGAGGGAAATACTAATACAGATCATGATGATAAACcaatattgaaagagaaagtCCCACCCTCTGAGGATATCGAAGGTGAAGAGGATCTTCAGGTATTAGAGCTTCCAGAACCTGATCATAACGATACCGAACCTGTTGCATTGAAAGATCAAGGTATAGTTTATATAACGTTAGAAGGTCTTTCAAGGCTAAAGTTAGATGGCATCAACTCTCACAGGGCTGCATACTCGATTGAAATTTCCCTAAATGGCTGTCAAACAACACTACCCTGGAAAAATATGCCATCCGATGGAAGTATAGATTTAGCAAAGAAACTAAGTGTTGTTCTTGATTCagataaaacaaaaaccAATATCCTAAAAGTAACAATAAAATGCCGTTATGAAAGGcaaaagaatgaaattgttgaagTAGTTGAAAAGATTCCTGTAAAGCAaaattttttgtttggtAAGAAGAAGTACATTTcgaaaacaaaatatgtTCAAGTACCTGTAAGGCCTGATGAATGGGTtgatataataaaaaatgatGGCACGCTTGCAGTTTGTGAGTTTCCGTTAGAACAAAAGGTTTTGGAGCATGCTGCATTCCAAACCCAGAAGTACGATTTGAACCTCGTTAATAAATGGACCCGTAATTCtcataaaaataatgaatggGTTCTTGGAACAATGGCAGTGAGTTTATGTTATTTAAAAAGGTCGTCCGATTTGGAAGTATTTCCTTCCACATTTGAGATTGCCGAAAGGATTATAAAGAAATGTCAAATTCAAAACGATATTACTAAAGAAGGATATCTATTACAGCAAGGAGGTGATATTAAAGGTGGGCTACAGCGTAGATTTTATAGATTACAAGGAACCCAGTTGACGGGTTACCATGAAGTGTCAATGGTTCCacaaattattataaactTGTTGAAAGTAAAAAGTGTTTTGGGAAGTGATGATATGGTTaaggaagatgaaagaGTATTTACGAACCACacaaatttaatattacTTGGAGATTGCTTAGATTTAGTTTTCGAGAACAACGAGAAGATGACCTTCACCGTCGAATCGTCGATTGAAGATCATAAGGATTGGTacatgaaattgaaagaggtTGTGGACTTGAATGTTAGTCATCAACCCTGGACCAAGAAAATGGTCGAATATGCTCTGATATGGCGTAGGTATCAACAACATTGA
- the URA7 gene encoding CTP synthase URA7 (ancestral locus Anc_7.476) has protein sequence MKYVVVSGGVISGIGKGVLASSTGMLLKTQGLKVTSIKIDPYMNIDAGTMSPLEHGECFVLDDGGETDLDLGNYERYLNVTLTKDHNITTGKIYSHVIARERKGDYLGKTVQIVPHLTNAIQEWIERVSRIPVDDTGMEPDVCIIELGGTVGDIESAPFVEALRQFQFRVGKENFSLIHVSLVPVIHGEQKTKPTQAAIKDLRSLGLIPDMIACRCSEQLEQSVIDKIAMFCHVGPEQVVNVHDVNSTYHVPLLLLEQKMIDYLHNRLKLGDIPLTSEDKQRGEQLLIKWKSMTGNFDTSLETVKIALVGKYTHLKDSYLSVIKSLEHSSMKCRRKLDIRWVEATDLEPETQETDKVKFQEAWDKVTTSDGVLVPGGFGVRGTEGMMLAARWARENHIPFLGVCLGLQIAVIEFARDVLGLKEANSTEFLPDLAPENQLVVYMPEIDKEHMGGTMRLGLRPTYFQDDTEWSQIKQLYGNQPSVEERHRHRYEINPDLVDQLESNGLIFVGKDETNKRCEIFELKNHPYFVATQYHPEYTSKVLDPSKPFLGLVAASAGILNEVLEGELEFKSSDGKSDF, from the coding sequence atgaaataCGTCGTTGTCTCAGGTGGTGTTATCTCTGGTATCGGTAAGGGGGTTTTAGCATCCTCTACTGGTATGCTATTGAAGACTCAAGGTTTGAAGGTTACCTCCATCAAGATCGATCCATACATGAATATCGATGCCGGTACCATGTCACCTCTAGAACATGGTGAATGTTTTGTCCTTGATGATGGTGGGGAAACCGATTTGGATTTAGGTAACTATGAACGTTATTTAAACGTTACCTTAACAAAGGACCATAATATTACTACCGGGAAGATCTACTCTCATGTCATTGCCAGAGAGAGAAAGGGTGATTATTTGGGGAAAACAGTTCAAATTGTCCCTCATTTGACTAATGCCATTCAAGAATGGATTGAACGTGTCTCTCGTATCCCAGTAGATGATACTGGTATGGAACCTGACGTTTGTATTATCGAATTAGGTGGTACTGTCGGGGATATTGAAAGTGCTCCATTCGTGGAAGCTTTGAGacaattccaatttagaGTCGGTAAGGAGAATTTCTCTTTGATTCATGTTTCTTTAGTGCCAGTTATTCATGGTGAACAAAAAACTAAACCTACTCAAGCTGCAATTAAGGATTTAAGATCATTAGGTTTAATTCCAGATATGATTGCTTGTAGATGTTCTGAACAATTAGAACAATCAGTCATTGACAAGATTGCTATGTTTTGTCATGTTGGTCCTGAACAAGTGGTTAACGTCCATGATGTTAACTCTACATACCATgttccattattattattggaacAAAAAATGATAGACTATCTACACAACAGATTGAAGTTGGGTGACATTCCATTAACTTCTGAAGATAAACAAAGAGGTGAGCAACTATTAATCAAATGGAAGTCCATGACTGGTAATTTCGATACCTCTTTGGAAACAGTGAAGATTGCTCTAGTGGGTAAATACACTCACTTGAAGGATTCTTATCTATCAGTTATTAAATCGTTGGAACATTCTTCCATGAAATGTCGTCGTAAGTTGGATATTAGATGGGTAGAAGCTACTGATTTGGAACCAGAAACTCAAGAAACTGATAAAgtcaaatttcaagaagCATGGGATAAAGTTACCACGTCTGATGGTGTCTTGGTCCCAGGTGGGTTTGGTGTTAGAGGTACTGAAGGTATGATGTTGGCTGCTAGATGGGCACGTGAAAACCATATTCCATTCTTAGGTGTTTGTTTAGGTTTACAAATTGCTGTCATTGAATTTGCTCGTGATGTCTTGGGATTGAAAGAGGCAAACTCTACTGAATTCTTGCCTGATTTAGCTCCAGAAAATCAACTTGTTGTTTATATGCCTGAAATTGATAAGGAACATATGGGTGGTACGATGAGACTAGGTTTAAGACCAACTTATTTCCAAGATGACACTGAATGGTCCcaaattaaacaattatATGGTAACCAACCATCAGTGGAAGAAAGACATCGTCATCGTTATGAAATTAACCCAGACCTTGTTGACCAATTGGAAAGCAACGGGTTGATCTTTGTTGGTAAGGATGAGACTAATAAACGTTGTGAAATCTTCGAATTGAAGAACCATCCATACTTTGTAGCTACCCAATATCATCCAGAATACACCTCCAAGGTCTTGGATCCATCTAAGCCATTCTTAGGTTTAGTGGCTGCATCTGCTGGTATTCTAAACGAAGTTTTAGAAGGTGAATTGGAATTCAAGAGTTCCGATGGTAAATCAGATTTCTGA
- the NCAS0A14820 gene encoding uncharacterized protein (ancestral locus Anc_7.471) has product MCQVKLMREIRSGLISMDYLEEKKSLNHTSPTAKGKSNPLLDLTPPTSPSTISSSVFSTATLSRGNSCCSGTIGKFDTFTQIQDCELLSIQRIQARWQYTLKYKMAGTENTQNKYYQDFYSLHCKLIALDANNLPNLPSPIDPIKSVLKDALNMDTRKFDFNCYLKGIIASTNSSRKLKKNFYNWMTTGSFESEIKEVQMIPLKLKILFRGDYYAIKCFETDINTLNDLQHLVCERLKVHNESVESNALRLTAKLEGWYIVELANEDVYQNVLSKVRVAQRLVLEVSI; this is encoded by the coding sequence ATGTGCCAGGTTAAGCTAATGAGAGAAATTCGTTCAGGTCTCATATCGATGGATTATTtggaagagaagaaatctttaaatcaTACTTCTCCTACAGCGAAGGGAAAATCAAACCCATTATTGGATTTGACTCCTCCCACTTCTCCCTCCACCATATCTTCAAGTGTTTTCTCGACAGCAACTTTATCAAGAGGGAATTCATGTTGTTCAggaacaattggaaaatttgaTACCTTCACCCAAATTCAAGATTGTGAATTGTTGTCCATACAAAGAATCCAGGCGAGATGGCAATAcactttgaaatataaaatGGCTGGTACTGAAAACACTCAAAATAAGTATTATCAAgatttttattctttacATTGTAAACTAATAGCGCTGGATGCTAATAATTTGCCTAATTTACCCTCACCTATTGACCCCATTAAGAGCGTACTGAAAGATGCACTGAATATGGACACAAGGAAGTTCGACTTTAATTGTTATCTGAAAGGGATCATTGCGTCCACAAATTCATCTCGTaaactaaaaaaaaatttctaCAATTGGATGACAACTGGGAGCTTCGAATCAGAAATTAAGGAAGTCCAGATGATCCccttgaaattgaaaattttatttagGGGTGATTACTATGCAATCAAATGTTTTGAAACTGACATAAAtactttaaatgatttacAGCATTTGGTCTGTGAAAGGCTGAAAGTACACAATGAGTCCGTTGAATCAAATGCGTTGAGATTAACAGCGAAACTGGAAGGTTGGTATATTGTAGAACTAGCAAACGAAGACGTTTATCAAAACGTCTTATCAAAAGTTAGAGTGGCACAACGATTAGTTTTGGAGGTTTCAATATGA
- the MCM16 gene encoding Mcm16p (ancestral locus Anc_7.475), whose translation MRNVENKTLDQIKELEREHVEVYSHLISTLDELYLLRGGYYAAGELNLDEKHLLEMRRQLQMSLDKSGAMLKTFQRLNLKKKKKNGNIVGLATDDQEAEQEQEQEQEKEGDEEILAMRLGDLMKDNFKLDEQLFDAHGEMDETLRTLFNEKKQHRKLLGQLTEADHARQSRIKESQNESQYHRKNAASRRDISTASDDEQDVTLQRENLALEELLKSMQVLTGHHTS comes from the coding sequence ATGAGGAATGTGGAAAACAAAACATTGGATCAAATAAAAGAGCTGGAGCGAGAACATGTGGAAGTTTATAGTCATCTAATTAGCACATTGGATGAATTATATTTACTTCGTGGTGGTTACTATGCAGCGGGAGAACTCAACCTAGACGAAAAACATCTTCTTGAGATGCGAAGACAATTACAAATGAGCCTTGACAAGAGTGGTGCAATGCTCAAAACGTTTCAAAggttaaatttgaaaaagaagaagaagaatggCAATATTGTAGGTTTAGCTACGGATGACCAAGAAGCggaacaagaacaagaacaagaacaagaaaaagaggGTGATGAAGAGATACTTGCCATGCGACTAGGTGACTTGATGAAGGATAATTTCAAGTTAGATGAGCAATTATTTGATGCACATGGCGAAATGGATGAGACACTACGGACCTTATTCAACGAGAAAAAACAGCATCGAAAGCTGTTGGGTCAATTAACAGAAGCTGATCATGCCAGACAGAGTAGGATAAAGGAAAGCCAGAACGAAAGTCAATATCATCGGAAAAATGCTGCGTCTAGAAGGGATATATCCACTGCCAGTGACGACGAACAGGACGTAACTCTTCAGCGAGAAAACCTAGCATTAGAAGAGTTGCTGAAATCGATGCAAGTGTTGACAGGTCATCACACCAGTTAA